GGCAACTGCAACAGCAGCAGCGGTAACGTCGAAGGTCTCTTCGAAGAGCTTCACGAAGTCGGAGAGCTCGATGATGGACAGTTCCTTGAAGGCTTCAATGAGCTCTTCGTTGGTCAGCTTCGCCATGGTGTGGCGTCCTTCCTATAAGTGGTGCGCGGGCACCTTAGTGGTGCGACGGCACCGGAGTGTGGATTGGAAGAGCGATTACTCTTCGGTGGCTGCTTCAGCGGCCGGAGCTTCTTCTGCGGCGGCCGGAGCCTCTTCCGCGGCGGGAGCAGAATCGCTTCCCTCTTCAAGCTTGACGCGCAGGGCATCGACCGAGCGTGCCAGCATGGACATCGGTGCCTTGAGGACACCGGCGACGCGTGCAAGCTGGAGCTCACGGGATTCAAGGGCAGCCAGGGCGGCAACACCGGTAGCATCCAGGGCATTGCCCTCGAAGACACCGGTCTTGATGATCAGCTGCGGGTTGGTCTTGGCAAAATCCGTCAGGCTCTTTGCAGCTGCAACTGCGTCACCCTTGATGAAGGCAATTGCAGTGGGGCCGGAGAGCTGGCCGTCGAACGCGTCGATGCCGGCTTCCTTGGCTGCAATGCCAGTCAGGGTGTTCTTGACGACCGAGTACTTGGTGTCCTGGCCGAGCGAACGACGCAGCTCCTTGAGCTGTGCAACGGTGAGCCCGCGGTATTCGGTTAGGACAGCAGCGGTTGATTCCTTGAAATCTGTGGTGATTTCTTCAACTGCCGATACCTTTGTTGGCGTTGCCATAACCCTCCTTCCGGGGAATAGTGCCGGTGGATCGGGTCCCGAACATAAAAAACGCCCCGGGCAGATGCACGGGGCTTAGCAGCAGGCACGCATTGACGCGCACCGTTTGGCTGAGTTCGTTCACCTGCGCAGGCCGCCCTGTGAAGGGACTTTCGGATGTCCGATCAACCGGAGTCCACCCGCGGTCCCGGAGATCCAGGATGAGAGTGGGATTGAAAGCACATCGACCGACGGTCTTTGGTATCTCCAGCGTACGGGAGAATCCC
This genomic interval from Arthrobacter sunyaminii contains the following:
- the rplJ gene encoding 50S ribosomal protein L10 — translated: MATPTKVSAVEEITTDFKESTAAVLTEYRGLTVAQLKELRRSLGQDTKYSVVKNTLTGIAAKEAGIDAFDGQLSGPTAIAFIKGDAVAAAKSLTDFAKTNPQLIIKTGVFEGNALDATGVAALAALESRELQLARVAGVLKAPMSMLARSVDALRVKLEEGSDSAPAAEEAPAAAEEAPAAEAATEE